In the Pseudomonadota bacterium genome, one interval contains:
- a CDS encoding cytochrome c oxidase subunit 3, whose translation MSGQPHSYYLPEPSPWPLIGSFGLFITLGGLALLVNDISVAPYLMGFGCVVLLVMVFGWFGTVIREGEAGRYNEQVERSFRWGMVWFIFSEVMFFAGFFGALFYARMYSVPWLGGVGEKLSTHTLLWPGFESVWPLLTLPLAEGYTQALEPMGAWGLPAINTLILLSSGVTVTAAHWGLVHANRRQLIVGLALTVALGVLFLVLQGLEYTHAYRELGLKMTSGIYGSTFFMLTGFHGFHVALGATMLAVILCRAMAGHFTPDSHFAFEAAAWYWHFVDVVWLLLFVFVYWL comes from the coding sequence ATGTCTGGACAGCCGCACAGCTACTATCTACCCGAACCCAGCCCCTGGCCTCTCATCGGGAGCTTCGGTCTCTTCATCACGCTGGGGGGACTGGCCCTCCTCGTCAACGACATCAGCGTCGCACCTTACCTCATGGGCTTCGGCTGCGTCGTCTTGCTCGTCATGGTGTTTGGATGGTTCGGTACCGTGATCCGCGAGGGGGAGGCCGGGAGATACAACGAACAGGTCGAAAGGAGCTTCCGGTGGGGGATGGTTTGGTTCATCTTCTCCGAGGTCATGTTCTTTGCCGGTTTCTTCGGCGCGCTCTTCTATGCCCGCATGTATTCGGTACCGTGGCTCGGCGGAGTGGGCGAGAAGCTCTCGACCCACACGCTCTTATGGCCCGGGTTCGAGTCCGTCTGGCCGCTGCTCACCTTGCCTTTGGCGGAGGGTTATACGCAGGCCCTAGAGCCCATGGGGGCCTGGGGCCTGCCGGCCATCAATACCCTGATCCTGCTCTCCAGCGGGGTGACGGTGACCGCCGCGCACTGGGGCCTCGTGCACGCCAACCGCCGCCAGCTCATCGTCGGGCTCGCGCTCACGGTGGCCTTGGGGGTCCTGTTCCTGGTGTTGCAGGGCCTGGAATACACCCATGCCTACCGCGAGCTGGGGCTCAAGATGACCTCGGGGATCTACGGCAGCACCTTCTTCATGCTGACCGGCTTTCACGGCTTCCATGTCGCGCTCGGCGCAACCATGCTCGCGGTGATCCTCTGCCGCGCCATGGCCGGCCATTTCACACCCGACAGCCACTTCGCCTTCGAGGCCGCCGCGTGGTACTGGCATTTCGTGGACGTGGTGTGGCTCCTGTTGTTCGTCTTCGTGTACTGGCTCTAG